The window ATTGGTTTCAAATTGTGATACAAAAGGggtgtgtgagaaaaaaaagagatatacatataaatatacatacatacttacatactCATACACTTGTGCACATACTGATACCTAAACATATCCATAATAACCTCGTTAAACACCAACATCCAACTGTACAATTACTTTCTGAACTTTCTCCATAGATACTAATTACAAGTAGTCTTTAAGACAGCTGTCCATGTCAAAACAATTCAGCTTTCTTACCTTCCAATTCATAAGAATTATCTGTTTGACAGATAGAAAGGCTAATCCAATCAAGTGCTGGAATTATTTTGAGGTTACCCCATCTTTCTTATTTCCCAGTATACCCACTGTTGGACTTAATGTGAACGTTCATATTAAGTATTTTGCACAGAaaagtgtgtaaaaatgtgtcttcagtctggattaaaaaacagagacagtgtCATCAGATCGTACATCAACAGGAAGACTGTTCCAAAGCTGAGGAGtcactgcagaaaatgtttgataaaCCTCTGACCTTAGCCTGGACTGTGGAACTACTAGGAGGCCTGACCCTGCAGATCTCAGAGGCCATTTGGTTGTTAAGGAGTGAGGAGTTAAGGAGTGAGGAGCTGGTGCTGTTAGAATTAGCTGCTGCCTTCGATACAGTTGATCACCAGATTCTTTTATCTCGCCTCGAACTGTGTGTTGGCATTAAAAGTGATGTCCTAAATTGGTTTAAATCATACCTCACAGAGTGGACCTTTTCTGTTCATTTAGGCCTCTTACTCCACAGCTGCGACCCCACTAGCCTGTGGGGTCCCTCAAGGCTCCATTTTAGGCCCCATTCTAACACAGATGCTCTTGGAAGTTCCAAGGTGCAGGTTAAAAACCTGAGGTGACAGAGCTTATGCTGTAGCTGCTCCCAATCTGTGGAACAGTCTACCTGTTAATATAAGAACTGCTCAGTCCATTGACAACTTCAAATCTTTGCTTAAAAGTCACCTCTCTGCTctggcttttaatacaatttgagcttgacattttgaaattgtatttatgctcctatttattgtgtttttattgtgcttcattctatatgttattttacttgttgtttttacattgtgttttttatgcttGTACAACACTTTGGTCAAtcaaggttgttttaaatgtttctatagaaataaagattgattgattgattgattgattgattgattgattgattgattgattgattgattgattgattgaggaGTTTATTTATGTAGTCTGGTGCATGGCCATGTAAAGCCTTGTAAGTTagaagtaaaaatgtaaaatggaTCCTAAAAGAAACGGGTAACCAATTTCAAAGAGGCTGAAAGTGGAGTGATGTGAGCAAAGCGTTTTGTCTTTGTCAGAAGTCGGGCTGCACTAAGGCAGGTGAACAGGGCGTTGCAAAAGTCAAGGCGAGATGAAGTAATGGCGTGAATGATTTGTATCACTTTGTATCACATCCAATCTGTTGACTCTTGTTGTCATCTGTCCTGTGTGCAATGGTTATAAATATTCAGAGAGACATCCTTATACTTCTTTagaataggataggataatactttattgatccccagaggggaaatttgggcgttgcagcagcaccaGAAAGGTATTTACATGAAAAGCTTCAATATATTTTCTATGTATTCACATACACTGTTAATATACTTGTCACAGTAAAGAGGTACAGCTCGATCAGCAGCTAATTTACTCAAAACTCATATTTTATACTTATAAGATCAAAATCCATTTCTACTCAAGTATATGAACTGTTTCCAAATTAAAGTGCTGAATTAAATGTGTCCAATCCCTGAGCATGTTCTTCATTCAAATATAAATTCACCTTTCATAGTTTTACAGGGTCTCACCTGGTTTAGCCTCAAGACCCCCTCTCTGACTTCTTCATGAAAAATCACAACTTTATAGTTTATGAATTTTTTCTACAAAAAACTTACATGGaaagtttgtgttgtttggaaCTCAGAcggtatgaaaaaaaacaaaaaacaaacatgacagaacaaaacaagcatgtttaaaaagcacttcacaGAATATTTCACACTTTTATTCATGCAAGGTGAAAAGGCCAGGCGATCCACCTTTGGgtccaaaaataataattaaaatcaaaatctAAAATATCTGTTAAAAATAGTTTAATATTTCACATAATAAAAGTTGAATGAGTTTCATATGaattaaccttaaaaaataatcatgacTCACAGTCTATCTGTAGAATCCGTATTGATCCATTTTTACCTCAAATAtatcacagaggaggaggagaaataacTCTGAGTCCACCATGATCAATGAGGAGATCAGCTGAGGAGAATTAGAGAttcatttaatgttaatttaatGTGATGTTATTACTCAGTTGACAGTGATGATTGTTAAACCTATAGACAGAAAACTGTTCTCCATACAAACTCAAACTGATGTGATGTATTCAGTCTCTATCAGCACAGGAATGATTCATTATGTTGTTAGATTATTACATCGTACTATCATAAAACTTGATGAATTCTATCAATTGGTTAAATCGCATTAATTTGAAACTtattataaaatgtataatttggTCTGACCTGGAGATCAAACCCACATCATcatctgtgagtctgtgtgacctCCTGAGTCTCCGACAGTCTCCGTGTGTTTACCTCCAGAGAAAACTCTCCgattaaaactaaacaaatcaaagtataaggttaatgtttgttttgttcgaTCAACGGATGCCTCTGTGTATACTATCACAATTTTAAATGCTCACATGTCTCATTAAGACACTTTAGGAGCCGAAATGTGTCGGAAAATCCCCGCGTGTTGTCCAAACAGAGCGGGTATCATAGAGGTTTGAAGCCTGCTGTAATGAAATTAAAGAGACCTCGTCCACAAACATGAGCTGAATCTGAAGAGATGAAGGTTTTCTAACTGATGCGGGACGTTTTTTCCGTTTAAACAGATTCTCTGTGTGAGTTTTATCCCCATAAAGTTGaagataaaacacaaagtgtcgcCACATTTCAGACATGAGGAAGAGCGTCTGTGTGGGTTGACTCTTCACGGTTCTCATGTTCCCTATAAGTCCCGCCTCCTGTCGGTCTTCTCCACACGTCCAGTGAGAGATCAACATGGCAGAAGAAGCACCAGCAGTAGCAGCCCCGGTGGTGAAAACCCCGAAGAAGAAAGCGGCTCCCAAGCCCAAGTCTGATGGACCCCCCCTCCCGACGCTCATCATCAGCGCTGTGGCTGAGTCCAAAGAGCGCAAAGGTGTGTCCTTATCGGCCGTCAAGAAGGCACTGGCCGCTAAAGGTGTGGATGTGGTCAAGGCTAACAAACGCATCAACGCCGCCGTGGTTAAGCTGGTAACAAATGGAACTTTGGCCCAGACTAAAGGCAGTGGTGCCTCCGGATCTTTCAAGCTCGCAAAGAAAGAGCCCAAAGCCGCCAAACCAGCAGCGAAGAAGGTCGCAAAGAAAGCTCCGGCCAAGGCAAAGAAGCCCGCAGCAAAGAAAACTACACCTAAGAAGACTCCAGTCAAGAAAGTAGCAGTCAAGAAGTCACCGAAGAAGGTAGCAGTTAAGAAAACCCCGGTGAAGAAGGCAACCAAAAAGCCTGCTGCAAAGAGTCCCAAGAAGGCTGCTCCCAAGAAAGTGGTCAAGAAGACTCCAGTGAAGAAAActccaacaaagaaaacagcagcaaagaagaCTGCAGCCAAGAAGGCCAAGAAGTAAATCTTCACACCAGCATTCAATGCATcaaaggctcttttaagagcccCCACAGCTTCCACTAAAGAGTCTGTCCTCAATGATACTATTTATAATCATATTGTTTATCTATGTTTATAATCACCTCTGAATGTTGAATGTGCTCACAACTGATGAGTGAATAAGAAGTCCGAGGTAGTGAATCAGATTATAAACTAATCCTTATTTCACGCTAGGCTACATCTTTACAACCAGAAAGGAAACCAGAATCTAGACaagcaaagaaaaataataattaaggtCACAGACAGATTTACTTACAATAAGCtgttaaaacacataaataaatagatgaGTTTATTGTTGTGATCTAACTGACCTACTGTTACATAGTGATGCAACCagttacattaaaatgtaattcctATATGAAATATATAATGCACATAGAGAGCATATATACATTAAACCTCATCAGTGTAGCTCTCCTACTTTCTATGTCATGAAGAATGCAGCTTTCCACTTTGactttatgttttgtatttgtcaaCAGTTatctgatattttattttttcaataattCTTATTTTAAATCTTACCACCCATGTTCATTGTTCTCCACTTTATTATATCAAATTACATTATTTAAGTGGTAAATCTAATCAACAGGACTGTAGCAAATCAGAATATAATCCTTGTTTCAGGCTAAGATATTTCTTAACTATCAGAAAGGAAACCAGAATTTAGAACAATAATTATTAAGGACACAGAATGAATAAGACCTTAATCCTTTCCAAACAAATCAGATTCTAAAGGGTTGACATATTTCATAactatatataataatatataatattttacaacatAATGAATAGACAAACCTGATATTAGAGTTTAAGAAATGTATGCATCCAAAAAACGTGTagcaaaaacaacttttaacaaATATTCAGCATTTATTTTCAGACCTTATGTCCtcatgtttcactttttctcaCTATAacaaagaaatacttttttattttgctgaccGAAAGGTAGACTGAACCACAGCGACTTGATAATGATGACAATTAATTTATCTGGATTAATTGTATATACAGGACAAGATGTGATAATTTTCAAAGACAACACATCAAATGTAGAACTAGAGAAAGTAACGGTACAGTTAAATTATAATGTGGTTCTCTATTAAGAGCCACCACAACTTCTATTAAGGAGTCTGCCACTGAACAAATCAGGACTTGATATTCACATTTAAGACATGCATCCAAGACAATGTGTAAGATGAAGGCCTAATTcaatgcaacatgagaaatactTGTGTGTAACTGTAACCATCATGTCTAATACACAGTAGCCTACATTCGTTCATGTTTATGACTGTTTCTGAAGGTATACGTATGAATTATTCTTAGATGTGGTGATGGAGCATTTATCAAAATTATAGGTTGTTTTAATAACGTGCTTAAATTATAGACAGTATAAAATGGACTTCACATAAGAATTTGCTGTTTAGTTGTGATgtggtggctcttaaaagagcccTTGTGTTTGTTGAGGTCAGTATTGAGTCTCTACTTCTTGGCAGCCTTCTCGGTCTTCTTGGGCAGGAGAACAGCCTGGATGTTGGGCAGCACTCCTCCCTGAGCGATGGTGACTCCTCCGAGCAGCTTGTTGAGCTCCTCGTCGTTGCGGACAGCCAGCTGCAGGTGACGGGGGATGATACGGGTCTTCTTGTTGTCACGGGCAGCGTTCCCGGCCAACTCCAGGATCTCAGCGGTCAGGTACTCGAGCACAGCCGCCAGGTAGACGGGGGCTCCGGCACCAACACGCTGGGCATAGTTTCCTTTACGCAGCAGCCTGTGGACACGACCGACTGGGAACTGGAGCCCGGCACGGGAGGAGCGGGTCTTTGCCTTTGCTCTGGCTTTTCCGCCGGTTTTGCCTCTTCCTGACATGGTGTATGTTAATCTCTAGAGTCGATACTGAGAGAAATGTGCTCCAGGCGGACATGCCCTCTATTATATGTCCGCGGAGCGCGCGCGTTTTCCTGCCCCTCCAACCAGTAAAGAGGCTTCGAGCAGCGCAGAGGAGGGCGGCACCACTCGCAGCTTCACTCCGCGATTTGAAAAACGTTTCTCCAATGAGCAGCGCTGATCGAGGAAGGGGCTCGCTCCCCCCTGCGGGACTGAGCTCCAGACGCGGCTTTGTCACCAATCAGAGGCTAGAGGTCTGAAGCAGCGTCACCGGTCGGTATCCGCGCACTCGGTTTAAAAGCAGCTCGTCTCCGGTCTCTGACACATTATTCTTCTTAAACCATGGCAAGAACTAAGCAGACCGCTCGTAAGTCCACAGGAGGCAAAGCCCCCAGGAAGCAGCTGGCCACCAAGGCTGCCCGTAAGAGCGCCCCGGCCACCGGCGGCGTCAAGAAGCCCCATCGTTACAGGCCCGGTACCGTGGCTCTCAGAGAGATCCGTCGTTACCAGAAATCCACCGAGCTGCTCATCCGCAAGCTGCCCTTCCAGCGTCTGGTCCGTGAGATCGCTCAGGACTTCAAGACCGACCTGCGCTTCCAGAGCTCCGCTGTCATGGCTCTGCAGGAGGCCAGCGAGGCTTACCTGGTCGGTCTCTTCGAGGACACCAACCTCTGCGCCATCCACGCCAAGAGGGTCACCATCATGCCCAAAGACATCCAGCTGGCCAGAAGGATCCGCGGAGAGAGAGCTTAATCTGTCTACTGCTccaaaacaaccacaacggctcttttaagagccaccacTTTTCACTCAAGACATATTCCTGTTCTGTCTCTACTTCAAAGTGAtgtctttattatttcatttttagtcTCATGTTGTCAACGAATTGGTTCATACAATACTGAAACCACAGTAAAATTACAACTCTGAAAGAAAATCAATAGAAACCATGGAGAGCACACCCATATTACAAAGTCATTACCATAATACACACTAcatgtatattgtgtttaatttaTTCTCCATTTCTAATTGAATTTGAGGAGTTATTCAAATTAATCACCAGAGTTTGTCAGCTAGATAAAAAGTACACATGTATATTTAATGTGTATTATCTCATAAAGAGACATTGTCAATATTTAATCTCTTGTGTTTCTTGAGAGGTGCAGATTTCTAGAATCATCGTTCAGCTAAAAGAACTTCAGTAAATCACCAGCACACACTATGAACTCAGGAATCACTTCACtatagactttaaaataaataaataaataattgaataatTGAATCCCATAAAAACATTGAAGTTGACACCATTACTTCTACAGGCCTTGAAGTTTGGATCACAAACGGGTTCACTGACGACCACTTTGAATAAATATAAGTGATTCATAAAGACGGTTAAGATGCTACAGGATGCTCCTCATACAGATCCATATCATTTTACTGATGATAAAATACTAACTTTAGTTATAGCCTGTAGATTAAAGGATACTGTACCTGATATTATAAACAATGATGAATGCAGGTTAAGATCCACCACATTAGTTTAATTATCTTTAAAGACGCACTATGGGAACAAATAATGACCTCTAAAGACACAGTTCTCTGaaccaccacagacacatcaaAGAGTCTCATATATGAAAACTATATTCAtcatatgtatgtgtgtatatataacactttttatacattaatgatgcagcacaaaaaaatgacccccctccacacacacacacacacacacacacacacacacacacacacacacacacacacacacacacacacacacacacacacacacacacacacacacacacacacactcaatccacaacaatttgttaaaaaaataaacaaatctagTTAAAAAAGTGATTGATGACTGAGGAAACacgctgtccaaggtgctgaaatgatctctgctgcagcatgttgtgtcatttgattagaaacagaataaaaagagtaaaaatCTTCCTTCAACTCGATGTGGATGATTTCAAgatgttgaatgttttcttcACCTCCTGGTCAATGTGGAGCTCAGTCAGTCTAACAGGAGTCACACAGCAGCTGCTGGTCAGAGGGCGGGACGAATGCTTcataaaaatgaacaatgacATATTCATTGTGTCCCTGTTAGATAAAGAATGAATATTGATTTAAAGTCTAGGGACGACTTAAATGGAGGTGAATGTGATTGTTCAAATACATGTCTGAGGTATTCTGACCGGATTGTTCTGATGACAGTCAGACATCCTGAacattaaagtgtgaaaatgaaacaaaatgaacaataacagatacattttttctCATTGAATGAGCTCATTGCTTATGTCCATGTTTAATAAATCAGAAAAGAAGGATGAAGTGGTGCAGGATGATTAAAAGTAAGATGCAGTGAGTCTGACTGAACAAACCTATTTTATAATTGTGAGagtattttaaagtgtttgctATGACATTTTTTCAATACTTCTAACAATTTTCCTAAACTCTTAACACAGTTAGCACAACATTACAACAACCAATGCCAGAACAAtggattttgttgtttttattgtagatTGAAACACAAATATATCCCCTGTATTTATTCCCAATGCTCTTGAGAAACAGCTGATTTAAGTTATGCTAATAGATCAATCACAACTGATTCCCACATAGGAAACACACTCAGGTGtatagagtaaaaaaaatgacctCTTTGGGCTGATCTTGTgtggaaaagaaacaatatagagcaacacaaagaaagtaagaaaaatgCCTGCACgaaggagagaaagacaagtaccaggacaagggagaggaaAGCCTGGATGAGGAGAAGGTAGAGGAGTTAGAATGCATGGTGGGGTAACTGATGAAATAAGAGCTTCTATCATAGACCATGTCATAAACCAGGGGCTATCATACAGAATGGCTGGTGAACGAGGACAGCCAAATCTCAGCCGGGATTCAGTGGCATCTATTGTCTGGATTTTTAGAGAAACCAACAGGTAGGATATTTTATAATTGCTTCTCC is drawn from Labrus bergylta chromosome 8, fLabBer1.1, whole genome shotgun sequence and contains these coding sequences:
- the LOC110000825 gene encoding histone H3, which codes for MARTKQTARKSTGGKAPRKQLATKAARKSAPATGGVKKPHRYRPGTVALREIRRYQKSTELLIRKLPFQRLVREIAQDFKTDLRFQSSAVMALQEASEAYLVGLFEDTNLCAIHAKRVTIMPKDIQLARRIRGERA
- the LOC110004841 gene encoding histone H2A codes for the protein MSGRGKTGGKARAKAKTRSSRAGLQFPVGRVHRLLRKGNYAQRVGAGAPVYLAAVLEYLTAEILELAGNAARDNKKTRIIPRHLQLAVRNDEELNKLLGGVTIAQGGVLPNIQAVLLPKKTEKAAKK
- the LOC110000824 gene encoding histone H1-like, translated to MAEEAPAVAAPVVKTPKKKAAPKPKSDGPPLPTLIISAVAESKERKGVSLSAVKKALAAKGVDVVKANKRINAAVVKLVTNGTLAQTKGSGASGSFKLAKKEPKAAKPAAKKVAKKAPAKAKKPAAKKTTPKKTPVKKVAVKKSPKKVAVKKTPVKKATKKPAAKSPKKAAPKKVVKKTPVKKTPTKKTAAKKTAAKKAKK